A single Osmerus mordax isolate fOsmMor3 chromosome 7, fOsmMor3.pri, whole genome shotgun sequence DNA region contains:
- the gpr182 gene encoding G-protein coupled receptor 182 has translation MSHSHHNSSFNGTPWFITECSIHLDEDYRRITLFLLYLVIFLVGLVENALVVWVNWHRRHSASGVLFCVMNVSMSDLLVVLVLPFFMLEVSLNEVWLWGRFLCVVTNLIYVVNFYSSSIFLAFMTLERYLALAWPSSPACFPVGARRRWLLCGGLWLLSLGMGLLETAHVDLLEWDEPGCYMMPEYSFMEWFISISFLGLIFQFLGPTVVIVTCNLLIARAVRRAPDVQGRREVWLVHVYSLVFVMCWLPYHVVTFLMMLDDMEPLLLSCNAVEVLYFSFSVVQCLSLFHCVANPILYNFLSKSFRTNLINHVVQYIPREDLGGGAEAGAGGTGAGKVPKLSNMSTSDSNVVSLTDKQTQEVQTQQ, from the coding sequence ATGAGTCACAGCCACCACAACAGCTCCTTCAACGGCACCCCCTGGTTCATCACCGAATGCAGCATCCACCTGGATGAGGACTATCGACGCAtcaccctgttcctcctctacctggtcatcttcctggtcGGCCTGGTAGAGAATGCCCTGGTGGTTTGGGTCAACTGGCACCGGCGGCACTCTGCCAGCGGCGTCCTGTTCTGCGTCATGAACGTTAGCATGTCGGACCTGCTGGTGGTGCTCGTCCTGCCCTTCTTCATGCTGGAGGTGAGCTTGAACGAGGTGTGGCTTTGGGGACGTTTCCTCTGCGTCGTCACCAACCTCATTTATGTGGTCAACTTCTACAGCAGCTCCATCTTCCTGGCCTTCATGACCCTGGAGCGCTACCTGGCCCTGGCCTGGCCCTCCTCGCCCGCCTGCTTCCCCGTGGGGGCGCGGAGGCGCTGGCTGCTGTGCGGAGGCCTGTGGCTCCTGTCCCTCGGCATGGGCCTGCTGGAGACGGCCCACGTGGACCTGCTGGAGTGGGACGAGCCGGGCTGCTACATGATGCCTGAGTACAGCTTCATGGAGTGGttcatctccatctccttcctcgGGCTCATCTTCCAGTTCCTGGGGCCCACCGTGGTCATCGTCACCTGCAACCTGCTGATCGCGCGGGCGGTGCGCCGCGCCCCGGACGTGCAGGGCCGCCGCGAGGTGTGGCTGGTGCACGTGTACTCGCTGGTGTTCGTCATGTGCTGGCTGCCGTACCACGTGGTCACCTTCCTGATGATGCTCGACGACATGGAGCCGCTGCTGCTGAGCTGCAACGCCGTGGAGGTGCTCTACTTCTCCTTCAGCGTGGTGCAGTGCCTGTCGCTCTTCCACTGCGTGGCCAACCCCATCCTCTACAACTTCCTGAGCAAGAGCTTCCGCACCAACCTCATCAACCACGTGGTGCAGTACATCCCCAGGGAGGACCTTGGCGGAGGGGCCGAGGCCGGCGCAGGAGGGACCGGGGCCGGGAAAGTGCCCAAGCTCAGCAACATGAGCACCAGTGACTCAAACGTAGTTTcgctgacagacaaacagacacaggaaGTGCAAACACAGCAGTGA
- the LOC136946112 gene encoding zinc finger and BTB domain-containing protein 39 encodes MRIRLQAPGHAAGLLSELNRCRQARLYCDVLLQVGGRSFAAHRAVLACGGAHFRSLFSRGQMGASGGPGTGPASADSSYSLDFVSPTNLEKVLTFIYTGEILTDLIDVGVLYELAVRLGVRELVRACHNTFPDLQGSASADCAAERQGDVEPDAAGAVVASGSVCSSSAASCSSLSSSVGPSGAPTPVAPSPLAQGRGSRASRGHSTPLPVALKAEDMHSHLGYGQMADGVGQLAGDQVGLASHNHQTEGAPKGPALPLKTEEGAACEDGEGHTVSGSRAGSLPLGVSEPCSFPDSSAPVGAEAGDPDPSSASGDPLDSLQVGAVEGGVAVGIDGGLIFGGEVEDQEEEERGAGQGDGSDVAERWRHLAGEIIELSDDENYMEEEEDEEDEEEDEDDLVCVENGGAGGGPAAGSQGSVTTAECKTCGAVLRADSATLRSHAETHHITETGACGVCGAQFPDRGAAVTHALSHVGVLLFSCDMCRLQFCSQAKLLRHRRQAAASYTHPLPSSTTQGQGPEVQCVICTKTITKDFQVVRDHLVSHVCSQSLTCGVCQQRLPSLCSLLWHALNHLALPVYSCLHCTCSFLELPLLDRHMALHAEEEVAGGGDRELSRRLKAAGSEGEEELRCFLCPQTFRSSSAFHYHLSLHTSESLGGQGWPGKRKADHALDYPPPSCASSSSPLEAAGSLGKLSSLGFGLGMGFNLSDKLLQGGGGGFLSGPLSNGSSGLDGAGGVPRGKWYRCRFCGKRFAHSGEFTYHLRIHTGEKPYQCKVCLRFFRGRSTMICHLKTHAGALMYRCTVCGLYFSTLKLVSSHMEAHKDHLPPDFNIEQTFMYNDHSKEALPTLDA; translated from the exons ATGAGGATCCGGCTGCAGGCTCCCGGCCACGCCGCCGGTCTCCTCTCGGAGCTCAACCGCTGTCGCCAGGCCCGTCTGTACTGCGACGTGCTCCTACAGGTGGGCGGGCGCTCGTTCGCCGCTCACCGTGCCGTGCTGGCCTGTGGCGGGGCGCACTTCCGCAGCCTGTTCTCCCGCGGCCAGATGGGAGCCTCAGGAGGCCCCGGCACAGGCCCCGCCTCCGctgactcctcctactccctGGACTTTGTGTCGCCGACCAACTTGGAGAAGGTGCTGACGTTCATCTACACGGGGGAGATCCTGACGGACCTGATAGACGTGGGCGTGCTGTACGAGCTGGccgtgaggctgggggtgagggagcTGGTGAGGGCGTGCCACAACACCTTCCCCGACCTGCAGGGCTCGGCCTCGGCAGACTGCGCGGCGGAGCGTCAGGGGGACGTGGAGCCTGACGCGGCAGGGGCCGTGGTGGCGTCGGGCTCTGTATGCTCCTCGTCTgccgcctcctgctcctccttgtcctcatcCGTGGGGCCGTCGGGGGCCCCCACTCCTGTCGCGCCCTCCCCTCTGGCCcagggcagggggagcagggccaGCCGTGGTCACAGCACTCCCCTGCCAGTGGCCCTCAAGGCTGAGGACATGCATTCTCACCTGGGCTATGGGCAGATGGCCGACGGGGTCGGTCAGCTCGCTGGGGACCAGGTTGGACTAGCCAGCCACAACCACCAGACTGAGGGGGCTCCCAAAGGCCCCGCCCTGCCGCTGAAGACTGAGGAGGGGGCAGCCTgtgaggatggggagggacATACAGTCAGTGGGAGCAGAGCTGGATCTCTGCCCCTGGGCGTCTCTGAGCCCTGTTCCTTCCCCGACTCGTCAGCCCCTGTGGGGGCAGAGGCCGGCGACCCCgacccctcctccgcctccggGGACCCCCTGGACAGCTTGCAGGTGGGGGCGGTGGAGGGCGGGGTGGCGGTGGGAATCGACGGAGGCCTTATCTTCGGGGGGGAAGTGGaggaccaggaagaggaggagaggggggcggggcagggggacGGGAGCGACGTGGCGGAGCGGTGGAGGCACCTGGCCGGGGAGATCATCGAGCTGAGCGACGACGAGAActacatggaggaggaggaggatgaggaggacgaggaggaggacgaggacgacctggtgtgtgtggagaacgggggggcgggaggggggccggCCGCCGGCAGCCAGGGCTCCGTAACCACGGCGGAGTGCAAGACGTGCGGCGCGGTGCTGCGGGCGGACTCGGCCACGCTCCGCTCCCACGCCGAGACCCACCACATCACGGAGACGGGCGCCTGCGGCGTGTGCGGCGCCCAGTTCCCGGACCGCGGCGCCGCCGTCACCCACGCTCTCTCCCACGTGGGCGTGCTGCTGTTCTCCTGCGACATGTGCCGGCTGCAGTTCTGCAGCCAGGCCAAGCTGCTGCGCCACCGGCGGCAGGCTGCGGCCAGCTACAcccaccccctgccctccagcACCACCCAGGGGCAGGGCCCGGAGGTGCAGTGTGTCATCTGCACCAAAACCATCACCAAGGACTTCCAG gtCGTCAGAGACCACCTCGTGAGCCACGTCTGCTCTCAGTCCCTGACCTGTGGGGTGTGCCAGCAgcgcctgccctccctgtgctCCCTGCTGTGGCACGCCCTCAACCACCTGGCCCTGCCCGTCTACTCCTGCCTCCACTGCACCTGCAGCTTCCTggagctccccctgctggacaggCACATGGCCCTGCACgccgaggaggaggtggcgggCGGCGGCGACCGGGAGCTCAGCAGGAGGCTGAAGGCTGcggggagcgagggggaggaggagctgcgcTGCTTCCTGTGTCCCCAGACCTTCCGCTCCTCCTCGGCCTTCCACTACCACCTGAGCTTGCACACCAGCGAGTCCCTGGGAGGGCAGGGCTGGCCGGGCAAGCGCAAAGCCGACCACGCCCTGGACTACCCCCCGCCCTCctgcgcctcctcctcctcccccctggaggCGGCCGGGAGCCTGGGGAAGCTGAGCAGCCTGGGTTTCGGCCTGGGGATGGGCTTCAACCTGTCGGACAAGCTGCTCCAGGGCGGCGGGGGCGGTTTCCTTTCGGGGCCGCTGAGCAACGGGAGCTCGGGGCTGGACGGGGCGGGCGGGGTGCCCCGGGGGAAGTGGTACCGCTGTCGTTTCTGCGGCAAGCGCTTCGCCCACTCGGGGGAGTTCACCTACCACCTCCGCATCCACACGGGGGAGAAGCCGTACCAGTGCAAGGTGTGCCTGCGCTTCTTCCGGGGCCGCTCCACCATGATCTGCCACCTGAAGACGCACGCGGGGGCCCTGATGTACCGCTGCACCGTGTGCGGCCTGTACTTCTCCACCCTCAAGCTGGTGTCCTCGCACATGGAGGCCCACAAGGACCACCTGCCGCCGGACTTCAACATCGAGCAGACGTTCATGTACAACGACCACTCCAAAGAAGCCCTGCCCACGCTGGACGCTTGA